The Primulina huaijiensis isolate GDHJ02 chromosome 12, ASM1229523v2, whole genome shotgun sequence genome has a window encoding:
- the LOC140990449 gene encoding uncharacterized protein gives METITTTTGAVSLPIFSPNKSKHLSTRRLLRFSSFPRNSNGGKNNCEPDPQSDCADSSLFPVLRNRTLSKDAAMGLVLSAANVRGWTTGSGMEGPSVPVGLDSDSDMERVSTFPWSLFTKSPRRRMRVAFTCNVCGQRTTRAINPHAYTDGTVFVQCCGCNIFHKLVDNLNLFHDMKCYVNSSFNPNRENAIGFKYFDMDEDNNDDIFPLI, from the exons ATGGAAACGATAACCACCACCACCGGCGCCGTTTCTCTGCCGATATTCTCCCCCAATAAATCGAAGCATCTTTCTACCCGGCGTCTCCTCCGTTTTTCCTCCTTCCCCAGAA ATAGTAACGGTGGTAAAAATAACTGCGAACCCGATCCCCAGTCCGATTGTGCTGATTCTTCTCTCTTCCCAGTTCTCAGAAATCGAACGCTCTCCAAG GATGCAGCGATGGGGTTGGTTTTAAGTGCTGCGAACGTGAGAGGTTGGACTACAGGATCGGGCATGGAGGGACCATCAGTTCCAGTCGGGTTGGATTCTGATTCGGATATGGAACGGGTGTCCACTTTCCCGTGGTCACTCTTCACAAAATCCCCACGGCGTCGGATGCGCGTTGCATTTACTTGCAACGTTTGTGGCCAGCGTACCACTCGGGCCATCAATCCACATGCCTACACTGATGGCACCGTCTTTGTACAG TGTTGTGGGTGcaatatatttcataaactGGTGGATAACTTGAATCTCTTCCATGACATGAAATGCTATGTCAATTCGAGCTTCAACCCGAACCGAGAGAATGCTATTGGCttcaagtattttgacatggaTGAGGACAAcaatgatgatatatttccacTCATATGA
- the LOC140990451 gene encoding probable ribosome biogenesis protein RLP24 yields the protein MRLEKCWFCSSTVYPGHGIQYVRNDAKIFRFCRSKCHKNFKMKRNPRKVKWTKAYRRLHGKDMTQDSTFEFERKRNRPERYDRNVTENTLKAIKKIDKVRIDREARHHAKRMKGKKAQLHREASRELEQSIHMVKAPAVLQQDPSLTLPKIKVQVSQQKTEDNRMEE from the exons ATGAGGTTGGAGAAGTGTTGGTTTTGTTCTTCTACTGTTTATCCTGGGCACGGGATTCAGTATGTTCGAAATGATGCTAAG ATCTTTAGGTTTTGTCGTTCTAAATGCCACAAAAACTTCAAGATGAAGAGGAACCCTCGTAAAGTAAAATGGACCAAGGCTTACAGACGGCTACATGGCAAGGACATGACTCAG gattcaacatttgaattcgAGAGGAAACGCAATAGGCCCGAGAGATATGATAGGAATGTGACAGAAAATACTCTCAAGGCTATCAAGAAAATCGATAAAGTCAGAATTGATAGGGAAGCAAGGCACCACGCCAAGAG AATGAAGGGAAAGAAGGCCCAGTTACACAGAGAGGCATCAAGGGAACTGGAACAGAGCATTCACATGGTCAAAGCGCCTGCTGTTCTCCAGCAAGATCCCTCACTCACATTACCAAAGATCAAGGTCCAAGTTTCTCAACAGAAAACCGAGGACAATCGCATGGAGGAATAA
- the LOC140990448 gene encoding high mobility group B protein 9-like: MSPETEILGCNEVQGKPYPVALASHEDVVKDHILFLNTLRSFHNSLGSKFMVPVIGGKGLNLHVLYVEVTKRGGYDKVVTEKKWREISSVFDFSAKATSSSYALRKHYFTLLHRYELVYFFRLQGSILAQTASYSFQAIGTIDEKFDCGYLVSIKVGEETLNGVLYHPSCPVGNSVLTPRPCNTIISYTQQLNQTGRRRQRRTGDPGRPKPNRSGYNFFFAERHSHLKSLYPNREREFTKMIGESWNKLSSDERMIYQSYGVQDKERYQRELKEYRERLKIEQSHHLTRAL; this comes from the exons ATGTCTCCCGAAACAGAGATTCTTGGCTGCAATGAAGTTCAGGGAAAGCCTTATCCTGTTGCTTTAGCCTCCCATGAAGATGTTGTCAAGGATCATATACTGTTCTTGAACACTCTTCGAAGCTTCCACAACTCTCTGGGCTCCAAATTTAT GGTTCCTGTGATTGGAGGGAAGGGGCTGAATCTGCATGTACTATATGTGGAGGTCACTAAAAGAGGCGGCTACGATAAG GTGGTGACGGAGAAGAAATGGAGAGAAATTAGTTCAGTCTTCGATTTCTCGGCAAAGGCCACCAGCTCTTCATACGCATTAAGGAAACATTATTTCACTCTTCTCCATCGCTACGAGCTGGTTTACTTCTTCAGGCTTCAAGGTTCCATTCTTGCTCAAACag CAAGTTACTCTTTCCAAGCCATTGGAACAATTGATGAAAAATTTGATTGTGGATACCTGGTTTCAATCAAAGTGGGGGAGGAGACACTAAATGGTGTGCTCTATCATCCAAGCTGTCCTGTTGGTAATTCTGTGTTGACTCCTCGACCCTGCAACACTATCATATCCTACACCCAACAGCTTAACCAAACAGGTCGGAGGAGACAAAGAAGAACAGGAGATCCGGGCCGTCCGAAACCCAACAGGAGCGGTTACAACTTCTTTTTTGCAGAAAGGCATTCACATCTGAAATCTCTATACCCGAATAGAGAGAGGGAGTTCACAAAGATGATAGGGGAGTCATGGAACAAGCTCTCCTCTGATGAAAGAATG ATTTACCAAAGCTATGGAGTCCAGGACAAAGAAAGGTATCAGAGAGAACTGAAAGAGTACAGGGAAAGACTGAAGATAGAGCAATCCCATCATTTGACTCGAGCGTTATAA
- the LOC140990065 gene encoding LOW QUALITY PROTEIN: probable alpha-amylase 2 (The sequence of the model RefSeq protein was modified relative to this genomic sequence to represent the inferred CDS: deleted 1 base in 1 codon; substituted 1 base at 1 genomic stop codon), translating to MTCYLPQILYSLNSSYGAENMIKALLNKMKTYKVRAMADIVINHRVGTTQRNGGMYNRYVPNIDHTQDFVRRDITNWLWWLRNTVGLQDFRFDFARGYSPKYVNEYIENVKPIFSIGEFWDSCNYRDHYXLEYNQNSNRQRIINWIDGTGQLSAAFDFTTKGILQEAVKGELWRLRDTQGKPPGVIGWWPSRAVTFFDNHDTGSTQVEPLFSVSELLMIIILL from the exons ATGACATGTTATCTTCCACAGATTCTTTACTCCCTCAATTCTTCGTATGGTGCTGAGAATATGATAAAAGCTCTACTGAATAAGATGAAAACATATAAAGTTAGAGCAATGGCTGACATCGTCATAAACCATCGTGTTGGAACCACCCAGAGGAATGGTGGAATGTACAACCGTTATGTACCAAATATAGATCATACACAAGACTTTGTCAGGAGAGACATTACCAACTGGCTTTGGTGGCTGCGTAATACTGTTGGTTTACAGGATTTTCGGTTTGATTTCGCCAGAGG CTACTCTCCAAAATACGTAAACGAGTATATTGAAAATGTGAAGCCAATATTTTCGATCGGAGAATTTTGGGATTCTTGCAACTACAGGGACCACTAC TAATTGGAGTACAACCAAA ATAGTAACAGGCAAAGGATTATCAACTGGATTGATGGCACGGGGCAACTATCGGCTGCATTTGACTTCACAACAAAGGGGATTCTTCAA GAAGCTGTTAAAGGCGAACTCTGGCGTCTTCGTGATACCCAAGGGAAGCCACCTGGTGTTATAGGATGGTGGCCTTCAAGGGCCGTCACGTTTTTTGATAACCACGACACTGGATCAACTCAGGTAGAGCCGTTGTTCAGTGTTTCAGAATTGCTGATGATTATCATATTGCTGTAA